Below is a genomic region from Campylobacter geochelonis.
TGTTTGAGTTGTTTGAGTTGTTTGAGTTGTTTGAGTTGTTTGAGTTGTTTGAGTTGTTTGAGTTGTTTGAGTTGTTTGAGTTGTTTGAGTTGTTTGAGTTGTTTGAGTTGTTTGAGTTGTTTGAGTTGTTTGAGTTGTTTGAGTTGTTTGAGTTGTTTGAGTTGTTTGAGTTGTTTGAGTTGTTTGAGTTGTTTGAGTTGTTTGCAAAAATTTAATGTATAAAATTAAATTTGGTTTAACATCAAAGCTAAAAAAATATTATATTTTTCATATTTAATCAAAAATAATTTCTGGCGTGGCTGGCGTGACTTTTAAAAATTTTTAGATGGAAACTTATATAAGAAAAAAGAGTTTATTGAACTGTTTAATTAATTTTAATACAAAATAAAATACGGCTCAAATTAAAGTAGAAAAATATCGATTCTTTTAATAGTAAATCAAAAAATCGCTTTAGCAGTTTTATAAAATTTTTGATGTGGCTTGCGTGGCTTTTAAAAATTTTTAGACAAAACTTATAAAAATTTAGTTCTAATTGCTCTAAATTTCTTATAAATTCATACAAAAAGCTTTTAAAAATTTATTTGATAAAATTTAAAGCAATCCCCACGCACTTGCATTTACAAACTCATATAAACGAGTCGCGTGAGGATAAAAGGCTTAAACTCGCCTTAAGCAAACCGCCTAAAGTAACGCTAAATTTATATCATATTTTTTGGAACTACAAATTTATCAAAGTCCTTAGCGCTTAAAAGCCCTAGTTTTAGCGCCGCTTCTTTAAGACTTGAGCCATCTTTATGCGCTGTTTTTGCAACCTTTGCTGCATTTTCGTAGCCGATATGCGGATTTAGCGCAGTTACTAACATCAACGAATTATGCAAGTTATGCTCAATCTTTTCTAAATTTGGCGTAATCCCATCAACGCAGTGGAATTTAAAGCTATCCATACAATCGCTTAGCAGCCTGACTGATTGCAAAAAGTTATAGATAATGACTGGCTTAAACACGTTTAGTTCGAAGTTTCCTTGACTAGCGCCAAATGCAATCGTCGTATCATTACCAAAGATTTGAGCGACCACCATAGTAACGGCTTCTGCTTGAGTTGGATTTACTTTGCCAGGCATTATCGAACTTCCAGGCTCATTTTCTGGTAAATTTATCTCACCAAGCCCACATCGCGGACCACTCGCTAGCCATCTTATATCATTTGCTATCTTCATTAAATTTCCAGCCAAAGCCTTAAGCGCTCCACTTGCAAAGACAAGCGCGTCATGGCTTGTAAGTCCGTGAAATTTATTTGGCGAACTGATAAAGTGCTCATTTGTTAGTTTACTAAGCTCGTCTGAGACTCTTTTTCCGATTTCAGGATGTGCGTTTAGCCCAGTTCCTACGGCAGTTCCGCCGATTGTTAGCTCCCTTAAATGCTTTAAACTTAGCTTAATTTGCTCACTTGAATGCTCAAGCATATATCGATATCCGCTAAACTCTTGTCCAAGCGTCAAGGGAGTGGCATCTTGTAGGTGCGTTCGCCCTATTTTGATGATATCTTTAAACTCATTTTCTTTTGCTTCTAGGCTATTTTTAAGCTTTTCTAAATTTGGAAGCAGAGAATTTGTTATCTGCAAAACCGCGACTATATGCATAGCCGTTGGAAAAGTATCATTTGAGCTTTGGCTCATATTTACATCATCGTTTGGGTGAATTAGCCTTTTTTCTCTAAAATCCCCACCCAAAATCTCAGTAGCGCGGTTTGCGATAACTTCGTTTAGGTTCATATTTGTCTGTGTTCCACTTCCGGTTTGCCATATAGCTAGTGGAAACTCATCTTTAAATTTGCCATCCATTATCTCATCGCAAGCTTGTATAATGGCGTTTGCTTTATGACTATCTAGCTTGCCTAAGTCGTGATTTACCTTTGCTAATGCACGTTTTAAAAGCGCAAATGCTTTTATCAACTCATCTGGCATTTTTTCAGTGCCGATTTTAAAATTCTCAAAACTTCTTTGAGTTTGAGCTGCCCAGTAATGGCTGTTTGGGACTTTGACTTCGCCCATAGTATCTTTTTCAACACGGTAATCCATCGCTTTTTCCTTTATGAAAATTTTATTTAAATTTAGCATTTTTGTATAAATTTTCTATTAATTTATGATAAATATTATCAAATTCATAAATTTAAACAAAAGTCTATATAAAATAAATTTTTAATGATAAATTCGCTCAAATTCACCACTCATTTTTACGCACAAAAAGTCTAAAAAGCGTATAAATTGAGCGTAAATTAAATTTAACAGATACTGCTCGAAAATTTAGCATAGTATCGCTAAAATGACATTTTACTTTTAGATGTTAAAAATAAAATCCAGTGGTTTTATAAACTGATTTATAAATTTGGTTTTAAATAAGAATTTCTGTAGAAAGTGGCTAAATTTGATGAAAAATTCTACCTTTTTTACGCTTTGATAAGATTTTCCAAAAAAAGATATTTTAAATACGTAGTAGAGATGGTGTGAAATTTAGCTTTTACACTACGTTAAAGAGCTTTGTTGCTTTTTGATAACAAACAATCTTTTTATAATTGCGATTTTACAAAGATAATCTTTTATTTAAAACCAAAATAATTTTAGCAAAAACGCATTTTTGCGACATTTTGCGAAAAATCCACGCCTAACTTAATCAAATTTTAGTTTCAAAAAGCAAAATAACAAAGCGATTTTACGAGTAAATTTAGAAATTTCTAGCCATTTGCTTTATAAATTTATCTTATTTAAACTAGCTTTAAAAACAGGCTAAAATTTATATAAACTGCACTAAAATTTATCTAAAACCGCCTATTTTCTATCCTTTTATCATACCAGCTTCGATTAAAAACTGGCTTGGCTGATACGATACTTTTCTGATTTTATCATACTTTGCATAGCTTAAAATCAACTCATCTTTTGCCCTTGTAACTGCGACATAAAAGAGCCGTCGCTCCTCTTCTAAGCTTCCGCCCATACCCATTAGTTTTAGATTTGGAAAGCGGTTTTGCGCTAAGTCTACTACAAAAACTAGCTTAAACTCAAGCCCCTTGCTTGCGTGAATACTTAGTAAATTCACACCTTCGCCTTCGCTAAGCTCGTTTGCTCCTAAGGTTATAAAGTTATAAAAACTATTTATATCTTTATAGTTTCTTGACATCTGGATTAAAATTTCTAGCTTTTGATAAATTCTGTTTTTAGCCTCATCTTTTATAGCCAAATCCACCTTGCCATTTTTTAGCGTCGCCCTTTTTGTCGCAAGAGTATCGGCTATCATATCATATGCTTTTGAGCTAATGCTAGATTTGATAATCGAAGTTAAATTTGTCATATGCGTTATCTTTATAAGAAATTTATATATTTCATACAGCATAGTCGCACCATCACTACTTAGCTTTTGATATTTTAGAACTGGATGAGCTAAAAACTCATCATTAAATCCAAGATTTGAAAACCTAGAAACATCGCCGATGTTATCAAACTCATCAAAAAGCCCAAGCTGATAGTTTTTCTTCTTGCTTTCAAAGACTTTTACGCTAAAATCAGGAGCTAAAAATCCCCTAACCAAATCCCCATGCCCAAGCGCACTTAAAGCATCGTAAATCTCCTTACTCGCCGCACTTCCAACGCCTTTTGCATACTCGCAAATTTGCATAAATGCCATTATATCTTTTGGGTTTATAAAAATTCCGATTAAATTTATAAGCGCTTTGATTTCTTTACTTTCAAAAAAACTCATCCCACCTTTTCTTTTTGCTGCGATTCCTTGCTCTCTTAAGCTTGCTTCTAAGCCATCAGCGCTTGAGTTGTTGCGAAAGATTATGGCGATTTCCTCTTTTTTGACATTTGAGGTTTTTATTAAATTTGATATATTTACATACTGAGCAAAAAGTTCATCAAACACAAGCAATTTTGGTGCCTTAAAGCTTCCATCGCGACTTACAATCAAGTTTTTTGGATAGAGGCGTGGGTTGTTTGATATGACCTTGTTTGCAAGCGCAAGAATACTACTGCTTGAGCGGTAATTTATGTTAAGCGCGTAAATTTTAGCATCTTGATATCTGTCTTTAAAACTGCCGATTATCTCGATATTTGCGCCATTAAACGCATAAATACTTTGATCAAAGTCACCAACACAAAAAAGGCTTTTTGTATTAAACGCATCGATTAGGCTTCCTTGAAGCGAATTTGTATCTTGATACTCATCGACTAAAATTTCATCAAAACTAAGTGGAGCGCCCTTTACAAGCTCTTTTTTCATATTTAAAAGCAAATCATTAAAATCCACATAGCCAAATTTTGCCTTCTCTTCTTCAAATTCCTTTAAAACATCTTCATAAATTTCAGCATAAACTGCTTGTTCTTCGTAGTTTTTACAAAACCAGCTATAAAAATCGCTATCTTTTTTGCCCCCACCCTCTTTGTTTTGAAAAAGCGAGTAAACATCGTATAAATAGACTCCGCCATATGGTTTAACCTCGCTAATATGGTTAAATTTACGCCTTTCAACCAAGGATTTTAAAAGCGTTTTTAAATCATTTGGCTGTTTTAAAATAACATTTTTTTCTAGCTTTTTAAGTAGAGCATAAGATACGGCGTGAAAAGTTCCAGATGTGATTTGCGTGGTGATTTTTTTATCAAAATACCGCTCAAGCCTGCTTACCATCTCACTTGCTGCCTTGTTTGTAAAGGTTAAAAGCAAGATTTTTTTAGGGCTTGTGCCTGAGTTTAAAAGGTGTGCTATGCGCGCGACTATAGTTGAAGTCTTTCCAGTTCCTGCACTTGCTATGATAAGGTTTCGCCCCAGTGGAGCGGTTGCTGCGAGGTATTGTTCGGTGTTTAGTTTTGATAGTGGCATATTTTCTCCAAAAGCGTTATTGTATCAAAATGAGATAAAAATAAAATTATTTTCTAGCTCTTGATTATTTGCGTTGGCGTAGAAAATCATAGTAAATTTGTTATAAAAAGTGTTTTAGAGAAAAAATTTAGCTCTTTTTTACTCGTGTAAACGATAACCAAAAACATCACGCAATAATAAAAATTTAAAGTATGCTTAATGCTCGTTTAAGTAGAATTACAAGGTAAATTTCTATATAAAAACAGGTATAAAACATAACTTTATAAAATAAGGACTAAATTTGAACCAAACATCTAAAAATTTTATCATAACCATAGCTGTTATATTTATAACTATACTTGCATATCTTTATAAAACCAACCAACTACCAAATTTAACCAACCAAACCTCTCACTTCACAATCACTTCAGACACAAACGTTTCTGCTATACCAGGACTTAGTAAGTATGTAACTCAAGAAGAGGTTGATGAGTTTGGGTTTAGCTATTCTGATATCCATTGTGATAAGGAGACAAATTCCACTCTTATACCACTAAGAAATGCACTACAAGAAAAAGACACTTATAAAGTTATAAACTTTTTAAAAGAGCATAATCTAAGTGCGGATATTAAAATGGTAGATGGAAAGACTCCTATAATGTATAGCTCTTTTTATAATGATTTAAATACAACAATGGAATTATATAAAATAGGAGCAAACCTACATATTAAAGATAGATATAAACTAAATGCTCTAGCATATGCTATAAGCATAAACTCTGCGAACACAGTTAAATTTCTACTTGATAATAATGTAACTATGCAAGAAACCCCAGTGGTTCAAATGTATGGTGCAGGAGTAGCTAGTTTCTATAGACAGATAGATAAGATTATTATAAATAACTATGATATGCAGATAGGTTATGAAACAGGAATAACTCTGTTTAAGTGCGGAGAAGGTAGATATGGTGATGGTTTAAATCCTTTTTTATACATAGTTTATTCAAATTTATATGACACAGCAAAAGTTGTTTTAGAAAGTGGATATAAGCCAACTGAATGCAGTTGGGGTTCTAATAAATACGCAGTTGATTGCTATAAAAAGATAACAGAATATGACAACTACGAACCTATGCTAGAACTTATGCTTAAATACAACGTCCCTGGACAACCTACAAAAGAGCAGCTAAAAGAGGCGTATGATGAGTGTTATGAAGATAGAGCTTGGTTTTTAAACGGAGATTATGATGATTATATATACAATGCAACAAGACTTAATAAAATTATGGAAAAAGAAGGAATGAAAATAAAACAACCAATCTCTAAAATAGAGTATGATAGTAATAAAGCAAGAACCTTAAGGTATTATAATAAACACTGTACTGATAAAAACGGAACTTTTAAAGATACAAAAGCATATATAGACTATGCAAACGAAAGCGCAAAGGAATATGCAGTATCTAGATTTTTACGAATAAACAAGAATAACCCATCTAAGGTGATTTACCTTGATAAAAACTCAAGTAAGTCTAACTCAAATTTAACAGATAAAAATAAAAATAAAAACTAAAAATAAATAAATTCAAAAAGGAGTACCATATGTCAAACTTTAGCCGTTTAGACTATATAAAAGATAAAGTTCAAAAATACAGTGCAAACATAGCTGGTATAGTTAAAAACTACAACGACCCTGTTGGACTTGCAAAAGAATTAACTGATTTGTTTAAAAACGCAATAAAAATAGAAAATCGCCTAATATAATTTATATGAAATTTCGCACTAAATTTTGCATTTTTTTGGCGTTTTTGCCAGCTTTTTTCTTTGTTATTTTTTTGATTTTAGATAGTTTTTATCCGCTAAATTTACATATGTTAGAAAAGCAAGAGTCAAAAATTCTAAAAGATAAAAATGAGCAAATTATCGCTATGCAAATCTCAGATGATGAAATTTGGAGATTTTATGTAAACTCAAACCAAATTCCAAATATGCTAAAACAAAGCACCATTTTTTTTGAAGATAGATACTTTTATCGCCATTTTGGTGTAAATCCAGCTTCGATTTTACGCGCATTTTGGCATAACTTAACTAGCAAAAACCGAGTAGGCGCTTCAACGATAACTATGCAAGTAGCAAGAATGATGAACCCAAAAGAGCGAACCTACACAAACAAAATAGTAGAAATTTTTAACGCATTCCAGCTAGAATGGCACTTTAGCAAGGATGAAATTTTAACGATGTATTTTAACCTTGCTCCATATGGCGGAAACATAGAAGGCGTTAAGGCGGCTTCATTTTTTTACTTTCACAAAGACCTACCTCATCTAAGTATCGCTCAAATGGCACTTCTTAGCACAATCCCAAAAAACCCAAACCAAAACCGCCTTGATCGCCACTCAAACGTAAACTCACTTAAAAACAGCCTTGTTGGCAAGCTTTATCAAGGTGGAATCATAGATAAAAGTAGCTATAAAAGGGCAAAAGAGCAAAAATTTAGCCCAAAAAGATACGCTTATATAAATCAAGCTCAAATTTATAGTGATATAGCGTTTAAAAATGGCTTAAAAACATCAAATTTAAACCTAAATTTACAAAACGCGTTGCTTAATTTTTTAAAAAAAGAGATGAAAACTCTAAAAAACAAAAAGGTAGAAAACGCAAGCGCAGTTATGATAGATAATCAAAAAATGCAAGTCATAGCCTATATCAGCAGCCACAACCAAAATGCTAAAAACGGACAAAATGATGGAGTAAAATCGCTTAAAAATGTCGGCTCAACACTAAAGCCATTTATCTACTCATTAGCCCTTGATAATGGGCTGATAACCCCACAAAAAGAGCTGATCGATACTGAAATTTATCTTAGCGAATACATTCCTAAAAACTATAATAAAGGCTTTGTCGGTATCATAAGCGCAAGCGATGCTTTGGGCTTTTCTTTAAATATTCCAGCTGTAAAACTTAACAACATTTTAGCAAAAGACTCCTTGTATGAGCTTTTAAAAAAAGCTGGTTTAACGCAGTTTGAAAAAGAGCATTATGGCGAGTCTATAGCGCTTGGCGGGATTTCGTTATCGCTTTTGGATTTAGCCCATCTTTATACGATATATGCAAACGGTGGCGCTTTAAAGCCACTTGAAGTTGCTGGAGATATCATAGATAAAAACGTCTCGCTTATAAGCCCACAAAGCGCGTATTTAACCGCTCAAATGCTTTTAAACGCGCCACGAGCATATCTAAACAGCGTTTGGAAAAACACACTTTATAAACCAAAGATTATGTTTAAAACTGGCACATCAGCAAACGCAATAGATCTTTATACAATCGGCATTAGTAAAAAATACACAATCGCAGTTTGGATGGGAAATTTCGATGGTAGCAAAACAGATGAGCTAAGTGGCGGAAGTAGCGCTGCAAAGGTGGTTTTTGATATGTTTGAATATCTTGAAAAAAGCGAGGGCGTAAGCGAGTTTAACCAGCCAACTGGCATAGAAAAAAGAAAAATTTGCGTTGATGCGTATGAGCTTAAAAACGAGTGTAAAAATTTGCAAACTGATTTTTTAATAGATAGCGTAAAGCTTAAAAACGACTGCGAATTTTATAGAAACGAGGAGCTTTTTTACCTGCTAGAAAGTGGCTATATCACTCAAGATGAGGTAAAAAATAGCAGATGTTTTTATAAATTTCAAGAGATTAAACCTCTTATTTCAAATTTAGATAAAACCATCATCAGTCTAAATGGCGCAAACTCACGACTTGGTATAAAATGCACCGCGATTTTAGGAGATGAAATTTATATTAAATTTAATAATGAAAATTTCAAAAAAGTTAAAAATGCAAAAACTATTTTTAAAAGCTTTGATATCGGCAAACACGAAGTTTTATGCCTAGATGAAAACTCAAATTTAAGCACTTTTGAATTTGAGGTTGTAAAATTTAGGTAAATATTTATATAATCATAAATATCACAAAAAAGGATATGATATGTTCAAAAAAATTCTCCTATCTATTTTTATATCGTTAAATGCCTTTGCATTCAGCGTTACAAGTCTTGGCGTAAATGATAATCAAACTCTTATTTTTAATGTAGAAAACAGCAACTTCGCAAGCAAAATTTCTCTTATCACTCACGATAGGATTATCACTTGCGATCCTGAAGTTAGTGGAGCTTTTGAGTATCTAAGCACAACGCAAATCGCCT
It encodes:
- the fumC gene encoding class II fumarate hydratase, whose product is MDYRVEKDTMGEVKVPNSHYWAAQTQRSFENFKIGTEKMPDELIKAFALLKRALAKVNHDLGKLDSHKANAIIQACDEIMDGKFKDEFPLAIWQTGSGTQTNMNLNEVIANRATEILGGDFREKRLIHPNDDVNMSQSSNDTFPTAMHIVAVLQITNSLLPNLEKLKNSLEAKENEFKDIIKIGRTHLQDATPLTLGQEFSGYRYMLEHSSEQIKLSLKHLRELTIGGTAVGTGLNAHPEIGKRVSDELSKLTNEHFISSPNKFHGLTSHDALVFASGALKALAGNLMKIANDIRWLASGPRCGLGEINLPENEPGSSIMPGKVNPTQAEAVTMVVAQIFGNDTTIAFGASQGNFELNVFKPVIIYNFLQSVRLLSDCMDSFKFHCVDGITPNLEKIEHNLHNSLMLVTALNPHIGYENAAKVAKTAHKDGSSLKEAALKLGLLSAKDFDKFVVPKNMI
- a CDS encoding ATP-dependent helicase, with amino-acid sequence MPLSKLNTEQYLAATAPLGRNLIIASAGTGKTSTIVARIAHLLNSGTSPKKILLLTFTNKAASEMVSRLERYFDKKITTQITSGTFHAVSYALLKKLEKNVILKQPNDLKTLLKSLVERRKFNHISEVKPYGGVYLYDVYSLFQNKEGGGKKDSDFYSWFCKNYEEQAVYAEIYEDVLKEFEEEKAKFGYVDFNDLLLNMKKELVKGAPLSFDEILVDEYQDTNSLQGSLIDAFNTKSLFCVGDFDQSIYAFNGANIEIIGSFKDRYQDAKIYALNINYRSSSSILALANKVISNNPRLYPKNLIVSRDGSFKAPKLLVFDELFAQYVNISNLIKTSNVKKEEIAIIFRNNSSADGLEASLREQGIAAKRKGGMSFFESKEIKALINLIGIFINPKDIMAFMQICEYAKGVGSAASKEIYDALSALGHGDLVRGFLAPDFSVKVFESKKKNYQLGLFDEFDNIGDVSRFSNLGFNDEFLAHPVLKYQKLSSDGATMLYEIYKFLIKITHMTNLTSIIKSSISSKAYDMIADTLATKRATLKNGKVDLAIKDEAKNRIYQKLEILIQMSRNYKDINSFYNFITLGANELSEGEGVNLLSIHASKGLEFKLVFVVDLAQNRFPNLKLMGMGGSLEEERRLFYVAVTRAKDELILSYAKYDKIRKVSYQPSQFLIEAGMIKG
- the pbpC gene encoding penicillin-binding protein 1C; this translates as MLEKQESKILKDKNEQIIAMQISDDEIWRFYVNSNQIPNMLKQSTIFFEDRYFYRHFGVNPASILRAFWHNLTSKNRVGASTITMQVARMMNPKERTYTNKIVEIFNAFQLEWHFSKDEILTMYFNLAPYGGNIEGVKAASFFYFHKDLPHLSIAQMALLSTIPKNPNQNRLDRHSNVNSLKNSLVGKLYQGGIIDKSSYKRAKEQKFSPKRYAYINQAQIYSDIAFKNGLKTSNLNLNLQNALLNFLKKEMKTLKNKKVENASAVMIDNQKMQVIAYISSHNQNAKNGQNDGVKSLKNVGSTLKPFIYSLALDNGLITPQKELIDTEIYLSEYIPKNYNKGFVGIISASDALGFSLNIPAVKLNNILAKDSLYELLKKAGLTQFEKEHYGESIALGGISLSLLDLAHLYTIYANGGALKPLEVAGDIIDKNVSLISPQSAYLTAQMLLNAPRAYLNSVWKNTLYKPKIMFKTGTSANAIDLYTIGISKKYTIAVWMGNFDGSKTDELSGGSSAAKVVFDMFEYLEKSEGVSEFNQPTGIEKRKICVDAYELKNECKNLQTDFLIDSVKLKNDCEFYRNEELFYLLESGYITQDEVKNSRCFYKFQEIKPLISNLDKTIISLNGANSRLGIKCTAILGDEIYIKFNNENFKKVKNAKTIFKSFDIGKHEVLCLDENSNLSTFEFEVVKFR
- a CDS encoding ankyrin repeat domain-containing protein; its protein translation is MNQTSKNFIITIAVIFITILAYLYKTNQLPNLTNQTSHFTITSDTNVSAIPGLSKYVTQEEVDEFGFSYSDIHCDKETNSTLIPLRNALQEKDTYKVINFLKEHNLSADIKMVDGKTPIMYSSFYNDLNTTMELYKIGANLHIKDRYKLNALAYAISINSANTVKFLLDNNVTMQETPVVQMYGAGVASFYRQIDKIIINNYDMQIGYETGITLFKCGEGRYGDGLNPFLYIVYSNLYDTAKVVLESGYKPTECSWGSNKYAVDCYKKITEYDNYEPMLELMLKYNVPGQPTKEQLKEAYDECYEDRAWFLNGDYDDYIYNATRLNKIMEKEGMKIKQPISKIEYDSNKARTLRYYNKHCTDKNGTFKDTKAYIDYANESAKEYAVSRFLRINKNNPSKVIYLDKNSSKSNSNLTDKNKNKN